A window of the Gossypium arboreum isolate Shixiya-1 chromosome 2, ASM2569848v2, whole genome shotgun sequence genome harbors these coding sequences:
- the LOC108466530 gene encoding uncharacterized protein LOC108466530 — protein sequence MLMKHNPNYQIPIQPFPFPSIMNVSDMGESNHAVLDDSYRPLPALYLSFLFIWFFSACSWTFNTYKNRHFQINNLQWTLASVPLIKALQLTLSFLFWYSCFYLQLCSLWMSFGVYVTGVLFQTVSFVSFLLISHGYCITCERLSLTERRTTAALGCVFYLTLIGYRASVPYFTVLLLLNYMISFYVIFHHISQNLLVLREQLTFIEDEDVQPMRDAVYMKYRMLKKFQGAMQIVAMAEIVIYINIDDSSENYWLRLLVREWAQFCIFLYIGWTFRSQELAPRFSVMPTLKSKVDLMVPPIYRIEMDATTFREFQSHEWHIGVPTSVRDESSRDSVLVIIQHPNAYRPTTILSSRKQPV from the exons ATGTTAATGAAACACAACCCAAACTACCAAATACCCATCCAACCTTTCCCTTTTCCTTCAATCATGAACGTCTCAGATATGGGTGAGTCCAATCATGCCGTACTTGACGACTCCTATCGACCTTTGCCTGCTCTTTACTTGTCTTTCCTTTTCATCTGGTTCTTCTCCGCTTGTTCTTGGACTTTCAACACTTACAAAAACCGCCATTTccag ATAAATAATTTACAATGGACTCTTGCATCTGTGCCCTTGATTAAAGCCTTGCAACTCACTCTATCCTTCcttttttg GTACTCATGCTTTTATCTTCAGCTATGTTCACTGTGGATGTCTTTCGGGGTGTATGTAACTGGAGTGCTCTTTCAGACAGTTTCATTCGTTTCCTTTTTGCTCATCTCTCATGGATACTGCATCACCTGCGAACGCCTTTCGCTAACAGAGCGTCGAACTACTGCCGCACTTGGATGTGTATTTTACTTGACTCTCATTGGTTACCGAGCTTCCGTACCTTATTTCACA GTTCTTCTACTTCTTAATTACATGATTtctttttatgtaatttttcacCATATATCGCAAAATCTGTTAGTGTTGCGTGAGCAGTTAACATTTATCGAGGATGAGGATGTCCAACCAATGCGCGATGCTGTTTATATGAAGTACAGAATGTTAAA GAAATTTCAGGGTGCTATGCAAATAGTTGCTATGGCCGAAATTGTG ATATACATAAACATTGACGACTCCTCTGAGAATTACTGGCTCCGGTTGCTGGTTCGAGAATGGGCTCAATTCTGCATATTTTTGTACATCGG GTGGACTTTTAGGTCACAAGAATTGGCACCACGCTTTTCGGTTATGCCGACTTTAAAATCTAAAGTGGATTTAATGGTCCCTCCGATCTATCGTATA GAGATGGATGCAACGACATTCCGAGAGTTCCAAAGCCATGAATGGCACATCGGTGTG CCGACTTCTGTACGAGACGAAAGCTCCAGAGATTCGGTTTTGGTAATAATTCAGCATCCAAATGCATATCGACCGACAACAATACTTTCATCAAGAAAACAGCCAGTATAG